In a single window of the Pedococcus dokdonensis genome:
- a CDS encoding bifunctional [glutamine synthetase] adenylyltransferase/[glutamine synthetase]-adenylyl-L-tyrosine phosphorylase: protein MTSGRLVSQTATLARLGFADPPRAVQLLADPALAGLVDPLDDVFSDGLPDALGAVGDPDLALLSLVRLMESLRASAPRRRDDESGVAAQVTGLVAALRHRGPARDRLLAVLGASTALADHLVAHPEHWTSVAQARPRTPAERVEELVAAVGTPGEHTAYDALRIGYRRQLLGIAALDLTSGAPEQALPEAAAALADLAEAALEAALAIARVEVGEQAELCDFAVIGMGKTGGRELNYVSDVDVIFVAEPREGVDEASAIAAATGLATHLMRACSTSTGQGTLWPVDAALRPEGKNGPLVRTIASHRTYYERWAKTWEFQALLKARPVAGDRELGAAYIAAVNPLVWQAASRDNFVEDVQAMRRRVEQHVPAGEAARQLKLGPGGLRDVEFSVQLLQLVHGRSDDSLRSGTTLEALDALARGGYVGREDAAMLDASYRLLRTLEHRIQLFRLRRTHLMPTADSELRRLGRALGHRSDAAKAVVAQWQQHAREVRRIHERLFYRPLLAAVARLSSSDARLAPEAAKERLAALGFRDPGGAMRHLEVLTAGVSRRAAIQRTLLPVMLGWFADEADPDGGLLAFRKVSEELGSTHWYLRLLRDEGSAAERLAHTLARSRYAADLLVGAPESVAILGDAAGLTPLSREDLERRMGAAARRQDDPDKAVRAARSIRRQELFRVAVADLSGDLDLDGVGAALTDLTGALVETALQVAIQTVEATRGPLVTRVLVVGMGRLGGREMAYGSDADVLFVHEPLDGADEATAQEQALETVQELRRLLSSAGPDPQLGLDADLRPEGKNGPLVRSLGSYRAYYERWSLTWESQALLRATPLAGDVELGRTFVELIDPLRWPESGLSDQQVREIRTLKARMEAERLPRGADPKSHFKLGRGGLSDVEWTVQLLQMCHAHDVPALRTTSTLPALAAAEDAELISPGHAAALREAWSFASRLRNASVLYRGRPVDSVPSDLRVADGVSRILGGEPGSGADLAEAYRRAARHARTVTEFNFYGSA from the coding sequence GTGACCTCCGGCCGCCTCGTCTCCCAGACGGCGACCCTGGCCCGGCTCGGCTTCGCCGACCCGCCGCGCGCCGTGCAGCTGCTCGCCGATCCCGCGCTGGCCGGCCTGGTCGACCCGCTCGACGACGTCTTCAGCGACGGCCTGCCCGATGCGCTCGGGGCGGTGGGTGACCCTGACCTAGCGCTCCTGAGCCTGGTCAGGCTGATGGAGTCGTTGCGAGCGTCTGCCCCGCGTCGGCGCGACGACGAGTCGGGGGTGGCAGCGCAGGTCACCGGCCTCGTCGCCGCCCTACGCCATCGCGGACCAGCGCGCGACCGGCTGCTCGCGGTGCTCGGGGCCTCCACGGCACTCGCCGACCACCTGGTGGCGCACCCGGAGCACTGGACCAGCGTGGCGCAGGCCCGTCCGCGCACCCCGGCCGAGCGTGTCGAGGAGCTGGTGGCCGCGGTCGGCACCCCGGGTGAGCACACGGCATACGACGCGCTGCGGATCGGCTATCGCCGCCAGCTGCTCGGCATCGCCGCCCTCGACCTCACCTCGGGCGCGCCCGAGCAGGCGCTGCCGGAGGCGGCGGCCGCCCTCGCCGACCTCGCGGAGGCCGCGCTCGAAGCGGCCCTGGCCATCGCCCGCGTCGAGGTGGGGGAGCAGGCCGAGCTGTGCGACTTCGCGGTGATCGGGATGGGCAAGACCGGGGGACGCGAGCTCAACTACGTCAGCGACGTCGACGTGATCTTCGTCGCCGAGCCACGCGAGGGAGTCGACGAGGCGAGCGCCATCGCGGCCGCCACCGGGCTCGCCACCCACCTGATGCGCGCGTGTTCGACTTCCACTGGCCAGGGCACGCTCTGGCCGGTGGACGCGGCGCTGCGGCCCGAGGGCAAGAACGGTCCGCTGGTGCGGACCATCGCCAGCCACCGCACGTACTACGAGCGGTGGGCCAAGACCTGGGAGTTCCAGGCGCTGCTCAAGGCGCGTCCGGTCGCCGGTGACCGGGAGCTCGGCGCGGCCTACATCGCAGCCGTCAACCCGCTGGTCTGGCAGGCGGCCTCGCGGGACAACTTCGTCGAGGACGTCCAGGCCATGCGCCGCCGGGTCGAGCAGCACGTCCCAGCGGGCGAGGCGGCCAGACAGCTCAAGCTCGGCCCGGGCGGGCTGCGCGACGTCGAGTTCAGCGTGCAGCTGCTCCAGCTGGTGCACGGCCGCTCCGACGACTCACTGCGCTCCGGCACCACGCTCGAGGCCCTCGACGCGCTCGCCCGCGGAGGCTACGTCGGCCGTGAGGACGCGGCCATGCTCGACGCGTCCTACCGCCTCCTGCGCACCCTGGAGCACCGCATCCAGCTGTTCCGCCTGCGACGCACCCACCTCATGCCGACGGCTGACAGCGAGCTGCGCCGCCTGGGGCGCGCCCTCGGCCACCGCTCCGACGCGGCCAAGGCCGTCGTGGCGCAGTGGCAGCAGCACGCCCGCGAGGTGCGTCGGATCCACGAGCGGTTGTTCTACCGGCCACTGCTCGCCGCCGTGGCCCGGCTCAGCTCCAGCGACGCGCGGCTCGCGCCGGAGGCGGCCAAGGAACGGCTGGCCGCGCTCGGCTTCCGCGACCCGGGCGGGGCGATGCGCCACCTCGAGGTCCTGACCGCCGGGGTGAGCCGCAGAGCCGCGATCCAGCGCACGCTCCTGCCGGTGATGCTCGGGTGGTTCGCCGACGAGGCCGACCCCGACGGCGGGCTCCTGGCGTTCCGCAAGGTCAGTGAGGAGCTCGGGTCCACGCACTGGTACCTGCGTCTCCTGCGCGACGAGGGGTCAGCGGCGGAGCGGCTCGCGCACACGCTCGCGCGGAGCCGGTATGCCGCGGACCTCCTGGTCGGTGCCCCCGAGTCCGTGGCGATCCTCGGCGACGCCGCGGGCCTCACCCCCTTGTCCCGCGAGGACCTGGAGCGCCGGATGGGGGCGGCGGCGCGTCGGCAGGACGACCCCGACAAGGCCGTGCGCGCTGCCCGCAGCATCCGGCGGCAGGAGCTGTTCCGGGTCGCGGTGGCCGACCTGTCCGGCGACCTCGACCTCGACGGTGTCGGCGCCGCCCTGACCGACCTGACGGGAGCCCTCGTCGAGACGGCGCTGCAGGTGGCGATCCAGACGGTCGAGGCGACGCGAGGACCCCTGGTCACGCGGGTCCTGGTCGTGGGCATGGGCAGGCTCGGCGGTCGCGAGATGGCGTACGGCTCCGACGCCGACGTGCTCTTCGTCCACGAGCCGCTGGACGGGGCCGATGAGGCGACGGCACAGGAGCAGGCCCTCGAGACCGTGCAGGAGCTGCGCCGCCTGCTCTCCTCGGCCGGCCCCGACCCGCAGCTGGGGCTCGATGCCGACCTGCGCCCCGAGGGCAAGAACGGTCCGCTGGTCCGCAGCCTGGGCAGCTATCGCGCCTACTACGAGCGGTGGTCCCTCACCTGGGAGTCCCAGGCGCTGCTGCGCGCCACGCCGCTGGCCGGCGACGTCGAGCTGGGTCGGACCTTCGTGGAGCTGATCGACCCGCTGCGCTGGCCGGAGTCCGGGTTGTCCGACCAGCAGGTCCGGGAGATCCGGACGCTCAAGGCGCGGATGGAGGCCGAACGGCTCCCGCGCGGGGCCGACCCCAAGAGCCACTTCAAGCTCGGTCGCGGCGGTCTGTCCGACGTCGAGTGGACCGTGCAGCTCCTCCAGATGTGCCACGCCCACGACGTGCCGGCCCTGCGGACGACCAGCACCTTGCCCGCGCTCGCCGCCGCCGAGGACGCCGAGCTGATCTCACCGGGACACGCAGCAGCGCTGCGGGAGGCGTGGTCGTTCGCCTCGCGGCTGCGCAACGCGTCCGTCCTCTACCGGGGTCGCCCGGTGGACAGCGTGCCGTCCGACCTGCGGGTGGCCGACGGGGTCAGCCGGATCCTCGGGGGAGAGCCGGGCAGTGGGGCCGACCTCGCCGAGGCCTACCGGCGCGCCGCCCGTCATGCGCGTACCGTGACAGAGTTCAACTTTTACGGTTCCGCCTAG
- a CDS encoding protein phosphatase 2C domain-containing protein, translating into MQVSWATSAGHAERPGHVNEDFVGAVADAVVVLDGAGIPGAEHLCHHGVAWYTRRLGGALLGRLPDHGRPLTDLLAAAIEEVAGLHRDTCDVADSSSPQATVAVARVAADHVDCLLLGDCTLLLARPGQDPDVLTDRREEAVRQECLRALTGMPLGSAAHDRALSGVRAEFRAGRNTVGGFWVAKDDPAAAHEAVVETASLEGLGGVGLLTNGVARLVDPYGRAGWGEVAMVLGTDGPTALVRWLRDVEGAPDDDWEAPDDDWEAPDDATAAWLALPRPSGDAHPPATRLVR; encoded by the coding sequence GTGCAGGTCAGCTGGGCGACGAGCGCCGGTCATGCCGAACGCCCGGGTCACGTCAACGAGGACTTCGTCGGAGCCGTGGCCGATGCGGTTGTGGTGCTCGACGGGGCGGGGATCCCCGGTGCCGAACACCTCTGCCACCACGGCGTCGCGTGGTACACCCGGCGCCTCGGTGGCGCCCTGCTCGGGCGTCTTCCGGATCACGGCCGCCCGCTGACCGACCTGCTCGCCGCCGCGATCGAGGAGGTTGCCGGGCTGCACCGGGACACCTGTGACGTCGCCGACTCCAGCAGTCCGCAGGCCACCGTCGCGGTCGCTCGCGTCGCGGCTGACCACGTCGACTGCCTCCTGCTCGGCGACTGCACGCTGCTGCTGGCGCGCCCCGGGCAGGATCCTGACGTGCTCACCGACCGGCGCGAGGAGGCGGTGCGCCAGGAGTGCCTCCGGGCCCTGACCGGTATGCCGCTCGGCTCGGCCGCGCACGACCGTGCCCTGTCAGGGGTTCGTGCCGAGTTCCGGGCCGGGAGGAACACGGTGGGCGGGTTCTGGGTCGCCAAGGACGACCCGGCCGCCGCCCACGAGGCCGTCGTCGAGACCGCGTCGCTCGAGGGCCTGGGTGGGGTCGGGTTGCTGACCAACGGGGTGGCCCGGCTGGTGGACCCCTACGGGCGGGCCGGGTGGGGCGAGGTCGCCATGGTGCTCGGGACCGACGGACCGACTGCGCTGGTGCGGTGGCTCCGCGACGTCGAGGGTGCTCCCGACGACGACTGGGAGGCTCCCGACGACGACTGGGAGGCGCCCGACGACGCGACCGCCGCATGGCTGGCCCTGCCCCGCCCGTCGGGAGACGCCCACCCGCCAGCAACTAGGCTGGTCCGGTGA